A genomic segment from Gilvibacter sp. SZ-19 encodes:
- the rpsB gene encoding 30S ribosomal protein S2, translated as MAKKIEVKELLDAGVHFGHLTRKWNPNMAPYIYMERNGIHIINLYKTAAKIEEANEALKKIAASGRKILFVATKKQAKDIVADKASKANMPYITERWPGGMLTNFVTIRKAVKKMSAIDRMKQDGTFDSLSKKEKLQVDRLRAKLEKNLGSISDMSRLPGALFIVDTTREHIAVKEAQKLNIPIFAMVDTNSDPREVDYVIPSNDDASKSIDKIVSQVSDAIIEGLEERKASKEGEAKAAPKAAKAAKKEEE; from the coding sequence ATGGCAAAGAAAATCGAAGTAAAAGAATTACTCGACGCCGGGGTGCACTTTGGGCACCTCACTCGTAAATGGAATCCAAACATGGCTCCTTATATCTATATGGAGCGCAACGGAATCCACATCATCAACCTGTACAAGACTGCTGCTAAAATTGAAGAAGCTAACGAGGCGCTTAAAAAGATCGCCGCTAGCGGACGCAAGATCCTTTTTGTTGCTACTAAGAAGCAAGCAAAAGACATCGTTGCAGACAAAGCAAGCAAAGCAAACATGCCGTACATCACCGAGCGTTGGCCTGGTGGAATGTTGACCAACTTTGTAACCATCCGTAAGGCGGTTAAGAAAATGTCAGCTATCGATCGCATGAAGCAAGACGGTACTTTCGACTCTCTTTCTAAGAAGGAGAAATTGCAAGTAGACCGATTGCGTGCTAAGTTGGAAAAGAACTTAGGTTCTATCTCTGACATGAGCCGTTTGCCAGGTGCTTTGTTCATCGTGGACACGACTCGTGAGCACATTGCAGTTAAAGAGGCACAAAAATTGAACATTCCGATCTTCGCTATGGTAGATACCAACAGCGACCCTCGCGAAGTTGATTATGTGATTCCATCTAACGACGATGCTTCTAAGAGTATTGACAAGATCGTTTCTCAGGTTTCTGATGCGATCATCGAAGGTTTGGAAGAGCGTAAAGCCTCTAAAGAAGGAGAAGCTAAAGCAGCTCCAAAAGCAGCTAAAGCTGCCAAAAAAGAAGAAGAATAA